The following coding sequences are from one Arthrobacter crystallopoietes window:
- the murI gene encoding glutamate racemase has protein sequence MSATLKNSQPSAPIGIFDSGVGGLTVARAVIDQLPQESVLYVGDTANGPYGPLPIAEVRANALGVMDELVDSGVKLLVIACNSASAAVLRDARERYTARYGIPVIEVIQPAVRRAVASTRSGRIGVIGTSATVGSRAYEDTFAAAPHLDVTSVACPRFVEYVEAGVTAGDHLLSTAEEYLAPLKTADIDTLVLGCTHYPLLTGVISYVMGDSVTLVSSAEETAKDVYRALVRHGLLRQDGLPPQHHFIATGDAAAFEVLAKRFLGPEVRTVEHVDRVAAQYPTGAMARITEEMIAAAKSGNDGNEVSRLSHFVGAGREDAGI, from the coding sequence GTGAGTGCGACTTTGAAGAACAGCCAACCCTCTGCCCCCATCGGCATTTTCGATTCGGGCGTCGGTGGGCTGACCGTTGCGCGTGCTGTGATTGACCAGCTGCCGCAGGAGTCTGTGCTGTACGTCGGGGATACCGCGAACGGCCCCTACGGACCCTTGCCGATCGCCGAAGTTCGGGCGAACGCCTTGGGCGTCATGGATGAACTGGTGGACTCGGGCGTAAAGCTGCTGGTCATTGCCTGCAATTCGGCCTCCGCGGCCGTGCTGCGCGATGCGCGGGAACGCTATACCGCCCGCTACGGAATTCCGGTGATCGAAGTCATCCAGCCGGCAGTCCGCCGCGCCGTTGCCTCGACCCGCAGTGGCCGGATCGGCGTCATCGGTACTTCCGCAACCGTCGGCTCCCGCGCCTACGAAGACACCTTCGCCGCCGCGCCGCATCTGGATGTCACCTCGGTTGCCTGCCCGCGGTTTGTTGAATACGTGGAAGCAGGCGTCACTGCCGGGGACCACCTGCTGTCCACCGCCGAGGAGTACCTTGCGCCGCTGAAGACGGCGGACATCGACACCCTGGTGCTCGGCTGCACCCACTATCCGCTGCTGACCGGTGTTATCTCCTATGTGATGGGGGACAGCGTCACCCTGGTCTCCAGTGCCGAGGAAACGGCGAAGGATGTCTACCGTGCGCTGGTGCGCCATGGTCTGCTTCGCCAGGATGGCCTGCCCCCGCAGCACCACTTCATTGCCACCGGCGACGCGGCCGCGTTCGAGGTACTGGCCAAGCGCTTCCTGGGGCCCGAAGTCCGGACCGTGGAGCACGTGGACCGCGTGGCGGCGCAGTATCCCACCGGAGCGATGGCGCGGATTACCGAGGAGATGATCGCCGCGGCGAAGTCCGGGAACGACGGGAACGAGGTGTCACGGCTGTCGCATTTCGTTGGCGCCGGACGTGAGGACGCGGGGATATGA
- a CDS encoding DUF2017 domain-containing protein encodes MAKAFRNTRKGITGELEAAERDLIRRLFEDIISMLEREGVADEDPLAAMVGLDSKAVKPEDSALLRLLPDAVKNDDGEALEFRRLTERSLREDKVAALRASSLLLEQSHVQLTAEQARLFARAVNDVRLVLADRLKIETDEDAQALHGIDDWSQAEDLDTYLALVYNFMTWLQETLMQALLDGLGRTESNN; translated from the coding sequence ATGGCCAAGGCATTCAGGAACACACGCAAGGGCATTACCGGCGAGCTGGAAGCGGCGGAGCGGGATCTGATCCGCCGGCTCTTCGAGGACATCATCAGCATGCTCGAGCGCGAGGGGGTCGCCGACGAGGACCCGCTGGCGGCGATGGTCGGGCTGGATAGCAAGGCCGTCAAGCCCGAGGACAGCGCCCTGCTTCGCCTGCTGCCGGATGCGGTGAAGAACGACGACGGCGAGGCGCTCGAGTTCCGCCGGCTGACCGAACGCTCCCTGCGGGAAGACAAGGTAGCGGCGCTGCGCGCCAGCTCGCTGCTGCTGGAGCAGAGCCACGTCCAGCTGACTGCCGAGCAGGCCCGGCTCTTCGCCCGCGCGGTCAATGACGTGCGGCTGGTGCTGGCGGACCGGCTCAAGATCGAAACGGATGAAGACGCCCAGGCCCTGCACGGCATCGACGACTGGTCCCAGGCCGAGGATCTGGACACCTATCTGGCCCTGGTCTACAACTTCATGACCTGGCTGCAGGAGACCTTGATGCAGGCGTTGCTGGACGGGCTGGGCAGGACCGAATCGAACAATTAA
- the clpS gene encoding ATP-dependent Clp protease adaptor ClpS, whose protein sequence is MSSIYPDFALPAVVVSTIVDAEAETARDAEVEELSATDVPWVVIVWNDPVNLMSYVSYVFQSYFGYSEAKANKLMLEVHRQGKSAVASGTREKAEQDTVAMHSFGLWATYQKADQA, encoded by the coding sequence ATGTCGAGCATTTACCCTGATTTCGCCCTGCCCGCGGTGGTGGTCAGCACCATTGTCGACGCCGAAGCTGAAACGGCCCGGGACGCCGAAGTCGAGGAGCTCTCCGCAACGGATGTGCCCTGGGTGGTCATTGTCTGGAATGATCCGGTCAACCTGATGAGCTATGTCAGCTATGTCTTCCAAAGCTACTTCGGCTACTCGGAAGCCAAGGCAAACAAACTGATGCTCGAGGTACACCGGCAGGGCAAGTCTGCGGTGGCCAGCGGCACGCGGGAAAAGGCGGAGCAGGACACCGTAGCAATGCATTCATTCGGCCTGTGGGCCACGTACCAGAAGGCGGACCAGGCGTAA
- a CDS encoding nicotinate phosphoribosyltransferase produces the protein MSTESGWVPPSTSLYTDHYELTMLQAALRSGAAHRRSVFEAFARRLPDGRRYGVVAGTGRVLEGIQNFTFPAAQLDFLARTNVVDSPTIDWLADFKFSGDIYGYAEGEAYFPYSPILIVEASFAEACVLETFILSALNHDSAIASAASRMTSAAGARPCIEMGSRRTQEESAVAAARAAVIAGFTSTSNLEAGFRYGIKTVGTAAHSFTLLHDSERAAFEAQLASLGKGTTLLVDTYDVENAVRTAVELAGPELGGVRLDSGDLVTQAQWVRKLLDDLGNHNTHITVTSDLDEFAIAALASAPVDSYGVGTELVTGSGAPTASMVYKLVSREDDNGNPVPVAKAAKNKVSVGGRKYALRRLNERGTATAEIIGIGHRPKDDGNDRPLIEQFMKNGELLPGWTGAEGVERAAERHHKSMAELPGTIRRLQRGEAVIPTEFEEFEEES, from the coding sequence GTGAGTACCGAATCCGGCTGGGTTCCTCCCAGCACGTCCTTGTATACCGACCACTACGAGCTGACAATGCTGCAGGCCGCCCTGCGCTCCGGAGCTGCCCACCGGCGCTCCGTCTTCGAAGCGTTCGCCCGGAGGCTGCCGGACGGCCGCCGCTACGGCGTGGTTGCCGGCACCGGCCGGGTCCTTGAGGGCATCCAGAACTTCACTTTCCCCGCAGCCCAGCTCGACTTCCTGGCCCGTACCAACGTGGTCGACTCCCCCACGATCGACTGGCTGGCGGATTTCAAGTTCAGCGGGGACATCTACGGCTACGCCGAAGGCGAAGCCTACTTTCCGTACTCGCCCATCCTGATCGTCGAAGCGTCCTTCGCCGAAGCATGTGTGCTCGAAACCTTCATCCTCTCCGCACTGAACCATGACAGCGCCATCGCCTCGGCAGCCTCCCGGATGACCAGCGCGGCCGGAGCCCGGCCCTGCATCGAGATGGGGTCGCGGCGCACGCAGGAAGAATCCGCCGTGGCCGCGGCGCGCGCAGCGGTGATCGCGGGGTTCACCAGCACCTCCAACCTGGAGGCGGGCTTCCGCTACGGCATCAAGACCGTGGGCACAGCTGCCCATTCGTTTACCCTGCTCCACGACAGCGAGCGGGCTGCCTTCGAGGCCCAGCTGGCTTCCCTCGGCAAGGGCACCACGCTGCTGGTAGATACGTACGACGTCGAAAATGCCGTCCGGACGGCCGTTGAACTGGCCGGTCCGGAACTCGGCGGCGTGCGGCTGGACTCGGGCGATCTGGTCACGCAGGCCCAATGGGTCCGCAAGCTGCTGGACGATCTGGGCAACCACAACACGCACATCACCGTCACGTCCGACCTGGACGAATTCGCCATCGCGGCCCTGGCCTCCGCCCCTGTGGATTCCTATGGCGTAGGCACGGAACTAGTCACCGGTTCCGGGGCCCCGACGGCGAGCATGGTGTACAAGCTGGTCAGCCGCGAAGACGACAACGGAAACCCTGTGCCGGTGGCAAAAGCGGCCAAGAACAAAGTCTCTGTCGGCGGACGCAAATACGCCCTGCGCCGTCTGAACGAACGTGGCACCGCTACCGCCGAAATCATCGGCATCGGGCACCGGCCGAAGGACGACGGCAACGACCGCCCGCTGATCGAACAGTTCATGAAGAACGGCGAGCTGCTGCCGGGATGGACCGGCGCTGAAGGCGTCGAGCGTGCGGCCGAGCGGCACCACAAGTCAATGGCCGAACTGCCCGGCACCATCCGGCGACTGCAGCGCGGCGAAGCGGTAATCCCCACTGAGTTCGAAGAGTTTGAGGAGGAATCATGA
- a CDS encoding nicotinamidase produces the protein MTRALVIVDVQNDFCEGGSLGVDGGARVAADLSEHLEAHGINYDFVVATQDWHIDPGTHFSETPDFVDSWPPHCVAGTKGAQLHPDLDTDEIDAYFRKGAYAAAYSGFEGLLAPEDEVATGDLEADGDEDDAEVLSLDDWLRQNEVDEVVVAGIATDYCVRATALDAVQAGYSTSVLLDLTAGINEERVAETIAELEDNGIEVVQEQVQN, from the coding sequence ATGACCCGTGCACTGGTCATTGTGGATGTGCAGAACGATTTCTGCGAGGGTGGCTCGCTGGGTGTCGACGGCGGCGCCCGGGTCGCCGCGGACCTGAGCGAGCACCTGGAGGCCCACGGCATCAACTACGACTTCGTCGTGGCGACCCAGGACTGGCACATCGATCCGGGGACCCATTTCTCCGAGACGCCGGACTTCGTGGACAGCTGGCCGCCGCACTGCGTGGCCGGCACCAAGGGCGCGCAGCTGCACCCGGATCTGGACACCGACGAGATCGACGCCTACTTCCGCAAGGGCGCCTATGCGGCGGCCTACTCCGGCTTCGAAGGCCTGCTTGCCCCGGAGGACGAAGTGGCCACCGGCGATCTGGAGGCCGACGGCGACGAGGACGATGCGGAGGTACTCAGCCTGGATGACTGGCTGCGCCAGAACGAGGTGGACGAAGTGGTGGTCGCAGGCATCGCCACGGACTATTGTGTCCGTGCCACTGCCCTGGACGCCGTGCAGGCCGGCTACTCGACGTCGGTCCTGCTGGACCTGACGGCGGGTATCAATGAGGAGCGGGTGGCCGAGACCATCGCGGAGCTCGAAGATAACGGCATCGAGGTAGTGCAGGAACAGGTACAGAACTGA
- a CDS encoding DEAD/DEAH box helicase, with protein MSQDTLFGSGPALPPAYPERAAWGTAPKLRQWQAEALEKYFSMAPQDFLAVATPGAGKTTFALRVATELVERGTINRIVVVAPTDHLKRQWADAAARVGLSIDPNFKNSDGAHGRDFIGVAVTYAQVAMKPMLHRAKTEVAKTLVILDEIHHGGDALSWGDGIREAFEPATRRLALTGTPFRSDTAAIPFVEYAEDKDGIRRSKSDYTYGYGNALRDHVVRPVIFMAYSGQMRWRTSAGEEYAASLGEAAVTKDITAQAWRTALNPQGQWIPSVLAAADKRLTEVRRAVPDAGGLVIATDHEDARAYAGQLSRITGESPTVILSDDAGASEKIEEFSASDTRWMVAVRMVSEGVDVPRLSVGVYATSTATPLFFAQAVGRFVRARTRGETASVFLPSVPNLMALANQLELERDHALDRPDKDNDEGFVPEEGLMEAANREDKASDSLTKGKYEALESQASFDRVLFDGGEFGTGGEIGSEDELDFLGIPGLLDAEQVGTLLRQRQQEQQSRKRLRSGAAPEPEPQVVDHRQLTELRGQLAKNVSAWSARSGMPHGMVHSELRRICGGPAVAQANEEQLNKRLKKLQDWFIGRK; from the coding sequence ATGAGCCAGGACACTCTCTTCGGTTCCGGACCGGCGCTACCCCCCGCCTACCCCGAACGGGCTGCCTGGGGTACCGCGCCCAAGCTGCGCCAGTGGCAGGCCGAAGCGCTGGAGAAGTACTTCTCGATGGCGCCGCAGGACTTCCTGGCGGTTGCTACTCCCGGCGCCGGTAAAACCACGTTTGCGCTCCGGGTCGCGACAGAGCTGGTCGAGCGCGGGACGATCAACCGCATCGTCGTCGTCGCCCCGACGGACCACCTGAAGCGCCAGTGGGCCGACGCCGCGGCGCGGGTGGGATTATCCATCGATCCGAACTTCAAGAATTCCGACGGCGCCCACGGTCGCGACTTCATCGGAGTGGCCGTGACCTATGCGCAGGTGGCCATGAAGCCGATGCTGCACCGGGCCAAGACTGAGGTCGCCAAGACGCTGGTCATCCTGGACGAAATCCACCACGGCGGCGACGCGCTCAGCTGGGGCGACGGCATCCGCGAGGCATTCGAACCGGCCACCCGCCGCCTGGCCCTGACCGGTACACCCTTCCGCTCGGATACGGCGGCCATCCCCTTCGTCGAATACGCCGAGGACAAGGACGGCATCCGCCGCTCCAAGTCCGACTACACCTACGGCTACGGCAATGCGCTGCGCGACCACGTGGTCCGCCCGGTGATCTTCATGGCGTATTCGGGGCAGATGCGCTGGCGCACCAGCGCGGGCGAAGAGTATGCCGCCTCCCTCGGTGAGGCGGCAGTCACCAAGGACATCACCGCGCAGGCCTGGCGGACCGCGCTGAACCCGCAGGGGCAGTGGATTCCCTCGGTGCTGGCGGCGGCCGACAAGCGTCTGACCGAGGTCCGCCGCGCCGTCCCGGATGCCGGCGGACTGGTGATCGCCACGGACCACGAGGACGCCCGCGCCTACGCCGGACAGCTCAGCCGGATCACCGGCGAATCGCCCACCGTGATTCTGTCCGACGACGCGGGGGCCTCCGAGAAGATCGAAGAGTTCTCAGCCTCGGACACCCGCTGGATGGTGGCCGTGCGCATGGTGTCCGAAGGCGTCGACGTGCCGCGCCTCTCCGTGGGTGTGTACGCCACCTCCACCGCGACGCCGCTGTTTTTCGCCCAGGCCGTGGGACGCTTTGTGCGTGCCCGGACGCGCGGCGAGACCGCATCGGTGTTCCTGCCCTCCGTACCCAACCTGATGGCCCTGGCCAACCAGTTGGAGCTGGAGCGCGACCACGCGCTGGACCGCCCGGACAAGGACAACGACGAGGGCTTCGTTCCCGAAGAAGGCCTGATGGAGGCCGCCAACCGGGAGGACAAGGCTTCGGACTCGCTGACCAAGGGCAAGTACGAAGCGCTGGAATCCCAGGCTTCGTTCGACCGGGTGCTTTTCGACGGCGGCGAATTCGGCACCGGCGGCGAAATCGGGTCCGAGGACGAACTGGACTTCCTCGGCATTCCCGGCCTGCTGGATGCGGAGCAGGTGGGCACGCTGCTGCGCCAGCGCCAGCAGGAGCAGCAGTCCCGCAAACGCCTGCGCAGCGGCGCTGCCCCGGAGCCGGAGCCGCAGGTGGTGGACCACCGGCAGCTGACGGAACTGCGCGGCCAGCTGGCCAAGAACGTTTCAGCCTGGTCCGCACGCTCGGGCATGCCGCACGGCATGGTGCATTCCGAACTGCGCCGGATCTGCGGCGGTCCCGCAGTGGCCCAGGCCAATGAGGAACAGCTCAACAAGCGGCTGAAGAAGCTCCAGGACTGGTTTATCGGCCGCAAGTAG
- a CDS encoding MFS transporter, whose translation MTEPPAAAAEGAMSAAYRSLTIGLLAIITLTAFEAMAVATAMPVVAQELHGQASYGLAFSMFLTASLLATVIAGIWCDVRGPTPSLGAGLALMVAGLVLSGVADTFWLFTTGRAIAGLGGGFLIVAVYVIIGQAYPQQVQPVIFGWLAAAWVVPSLIGPYVAGLLAQYLSWRLVFYGVAPIVLLAVLVIWPSVRHLGAPEEPTMDRRLGKQQAVRGLVLAGGVFLAQWALYQAVQTPEAGTAAALYAVAGVGTVLALLALPGLMPAGTLRLKRGLPSVVATRGFINLAFFGAEAFIPLMLVASHGISPATAGLALTSGAVGWSIGSFVQARVRTDRHWLLVIGSGVLAAAMGLMSLLTNPEAPFWLLILVWGIAGFSMGMALSTTSVMILKMSAPAERGRNSASLQLADQLGGVVGTAGAGSLFALLRNPDNPADTGVYVVIWLALAVFAAAAMYTGWRSAEQDPLAANRKEFRKV comes from the coding sequence ATGACCGAACCACCAGCCGCCGCCGCAGAGGGAGCGATGTCGGCTGCCTATCGGTCGCTGACCATCGGGCTGCTGGCCATTATCACGCTGACCGCGTTCGAAGCGATGGCCGTCGCCACGGCGATGCCGGTGGTCGCGCAGGAGCTGCACGGCCAGGCCAGCTACGGGCTGGCGTTCTCCATGTTCCTGACCGCCTCGCTGCTGGCCACCGTTATCGCCGGCATCTGGTGCGACGTCAGGGGCCCGACGCCCTCGCTGGGCGCTGGCCTGGCGCTGATGGTGGCGGGCCTGGTGCTCTCCGGCGTGGCGGATACGTTCTGGCTCTTCACTACTGGCCGGGCCATTGCAGGGCTCGGCGGCGGCTTCCTGATCGTGGCGGTCTACGTGATCATCGGGCAGGCGTACCCCCAGCAGGTGCAGCCGGTCATTTTCGGCTGGCTCGCGGCGGCCTGGGTGGTGCCGTCCCTGATCGGCCCCTACGTGGCCGGACTGCTGGCGCAGTACTTGTCCTGGCGGCTGGTCTTCTATGGAGTGGCACCAATCGTGCTGCTGGCGGTGCTCGTGATCTGGCCCTCGGTGCGCCATCTTGGCGCGCCGGAAGAGCCGACCATGGACCGGCGCCTGGGCAAGCAGCAGGCTGTCCGCGGACTGGTTCTGGCCGGCGGCGTGTTCCTGGCCCAGTGGGCGCTGTACCAGGCAGTCCAGACTCCGGAGGCAGGAACGGCCGCTGCGCTTTATGCCGTGGCGGGCGTGGGTACGGTGCTGGCGTTGCTGGCGCTTCCGGGTCTGATGCCGGCCGGCACGCTGCGCCTGAAGCGGGGGCTGCCCAGTGTCGTCGCCACCCGAGGCTTCATCAACCTTGCTTTCTTCGGCGCCGAGGCTTTCATCCCGCTGATGCTTGTGGCTTCCCATGGCATCTCGCCTGCGACCGCAGGCCTGGCGCTGACCTCGGGCGCGGTGGGCTGGAGCATCGGCTCGTTCGTGCAGGCGCGGGTGCGCACCGACCGGCATTGGCTGCTGGTCATCGGTTCCGGCGTGCTCGCCGCCGCCATGGGACTGATGTCGCTGCTGACCAATCCGGAGGCACCGTTCTGGCTGCTGATTCTCGTGTGGGGAATCGCCGGTTTCTCCATGGGCATGGCGTTGTCCACGACGTCGGTCATGATCCTGAAGATGTCCGCCCCGGCCGAGCGGGGCCGGAACTCGGCGTCGCTGCAGCTGGCGGACCAGCTCGGCGGCGTGGTCGGCACCGCGGGAGCCGGGAGTTTGTTCGCGCTGCTGCGCAATCCGGACAACCCCGCGGACACCGGCGTGTACGTGGTGATCTGGCTCGCACTGGCCGTCTTCGCCGCGGCCGCCATGTACACTGGCTGGCGCAGTGCTGAACAGGATCCATTAGCTGCAAACCGCAAGGAGTTTCGCAAAGTATGA
- a CDS encoding DUF3039 domain-containing protein, translating to MTLPPDPFENDPYRDPSGPGGSTATIEREEQREELEPGDRERFAHYVRKEKIMESALSGEPVIALCGKVWTPGRDPKKFPVCPECKEIYEGLRPGNDDSGKK from the coding sequence ATGACTTTGCCTCCTGATCCCTTCGAAAACGACCCGTACCGCGATCCTTCGGGGCCGGGCGGTTCCACCGCGACCATTGAGCGCGAAGAGCAGCGCGAGGAACTTGAGCCTGGAGACCGGGAGCGCTTTGCCCACTATGTGCGCAAAGAGAAGATCATGGAGTCCGCGCTCTCCGGCGAGCCGGTGATTGCCCTGTGCGGCAAGGTCTGGACGCCGGGCCGCGATCCCAAGAAGTTCCCGGTCTGCCCCGAGTGCAAGGAAATCTACGAAGGCCTGCGTCCCGGAAACGACGATTCCGGCAAGAAGTAA
- a CDS encoding transporter, which produces MVAHLVRLKLTLLRNGFKRSPWQLVGVILGGLYALGVLVLLIAGLVLLATHEPGIGRMAVILGGAAAFLGWALIPMVATGVDMTLDPARFVTFAVPMRQLLLGLAIGGVIGIPCLVTLLAALGQAAMWWRQPVAMVAAIPCAAVAVLTCIVLSRLTTSASTTLASSRRFKDLSGIIGIIPLMLLGPIIIGVTEGLQSSRDFLPSLADTLAWTPLGSIWAVPGDLALGNWGVAAARFAIGAAFLALIAWLWKISLARALVTPPYNSVTRRAAGRLGFFSRFPATPTGAVAARALTYWFKDPRYGASLISVPLIPVVMFFAFSQGGDFGFMMWLGPIMAFLLAFGISADISYDNTAFALHLTTGVSGLADRAGRVLACAVFALPVTLVFAVVPFFWLAGWELLPGVLGLSLGTLLTGFGLSSVVSARYTYNVPLPGESPFKTPPGSTTRMMIVQMGGMAVQLLLVLPEAGLLLAAMLTGDAIWSWAALAVGLVLGAVLLFVGLRAGGKWYDRRAPELLQAVAVNK; this is translated from the coding sequence GTGGTTGCGCACCTCGTAAGGCTCAAGCTGACCCTGCTGCGCAACGGCTTCAAGCGCAGCCCCTGGCAACTGGTCGGTGTCATCCTCGGTGGCCTCTATGCGCTGGGTGTCCTGGTGCTGCTCATCGCCGGACTGGTCCTGCTGGCCACGCACGAACCCGGGATTGGACGGATGGCCGTCATCCTCGGCGGTGCGGCAGCGTTCCTGGGCTGGGCGCTGATCCCCATGGTGGCCACCGGCGTCGACATGACGCTGGATCCGGCCCGTTTTGTCACGTTCGCCGTGCCCATGCGGCAGCTGCTGTTGGGACTGGCCATCGGCGGCGTCATCGGTATTCCGTGCCTGGTCACCCTGCTGGCGGCCTTGGGCCAGGCGGCCATGTGGTGGCGCCAGCCCGTGGCGATGGTTGCCGCCATTCCCTGCGCCGCCGTCGCTGTTTTGACCTGCATTGTGCTTTCCCGGCTGACAACGTCCGCGTCGACCACGCTGGCAAGTTCCCGCCGGTTCAAAGACCTCAGCGGCATTATCGGCATCATTCCGCTGATGCTCCTGGGCCCGATCATCATCGGCGTCACCGAGGGGCTGCAGAGCTCGCGCGATTTCCTCCCGTCGCTGGCCGACACCCTCGCGTGGACACCGCTGGGCAGCATCTGGGCAGTGCCCGGCGACCTGGCGCTGGGGAACTGGGGCGTGGCGGCGGCCCGTTTCGCCATCGGTGCCGCGTTCCTGGCGCTGATCGCCTGGCTGTGGAAAATCAGCCTGGCCCGTGCGCTGGTGACGCCCCCGTACAACTCCGTCACCCGCCGGGCCGCTGGCCGCCTGGGCTTCTTCTCCCGCTTTCCGGCCACGCCCACCGGTGCCGTCGCCGCCCGGGCCCTCACCTATTGGTTCAAGGATCCGCGGTACGGCGCTTCGCTGATTTCCGTTCCGCTGATCCCGGTGGTGATGTTCTTCGCCTTCTCGCAGGGCGGCGATTTCGGCTTCATGATGTGGCTCGGCCCGATCATGGCGTTCCTGCTCGCCTTCGGCATCTCGGCCGACATCTCCTACGACAACACCGCCTTCGCCCTGCACCTGACCACCGGCGTCAGCGGCCTCGCGGACCGGGCCGGGCGCGTGCTGGCCTGCGCGGTCTTTGCGCTGCCGGTGACGCTGGTTTTCGCCGTCGTACCCTTCTTCTGGCTGGCCGGCTGGGAGCTGCTGCCCGGCGTGCTGGGCCTGTCGCTGGGCACCCTGCTGACCGGCTTCGGGCTCTCCAGCGTGGTGTCGGCCCGCTACACCTACAACGTCCCGCTACCGGGCGAGAGCCCCTTCAAGACTCCGCCTGGCTCAACCACCCGGATGATGATTGTGCAGATGGGCGGCATGGCGGTCCAACTGCTGCTGGTGCTCCCGGAGGCGGGTCTGCTGCTGGCCGCCATGCTCACCGGCGACGCGATCTGGAGCTGGGCCGCGCTGGCTGTCGGCCTGGTGCTGGGCGCCGTGCTGCTCTTTGTCGGGCTGCGGGCCGGCGGGAAGTGGTACGACCGCCGGGCCCCCGAACTGCTGCAGGCCGTGGCCGTCAACAAGTAG
- a CDS encoding ABC transporter ATP-binding protein: protein MTSPDAWPPADSGAASPAPSDYAEQIQPAGTAAVPPLAPALAVRGLAKRFGEKIAVNGVNLDVPAGSFYGLVGPNGAGKTTSLSMATGLLRPDYGQVWVHGVDVWAQPLEAKRLMGVLPDGVRLFDRLTGEQLVTYAGLLRGMDRETVAGRVADLLRAMDLTNDAGTLVVDYSAGMTKKIALASALIHAPKLLVLDEPFEAVDPVSAANIRDILHDYVDSGGTVIVSSHVMDLVQRMCDHVAVIANGNVLAAGTVDEVRAGASLEDRFVQLVGGRNQAEGLEWLRTS, encoded by the coding sequence ATGACATCCCCTGACGCCTGGCCGCCTGCCGATTCCGGCGCGGCTTCTCCTGCACCATCTGATTACGCCGAGCAGATCCAGCCGGCCGGGACAGCCGCAGTTCCCCCGCTCGCACCGGCGCTTGCCGTCCGCGGTCTGGCGAAGCGCTTCGGCGAGAAGATCGCCGTCAACGGCGTGAACCTGGATGTACCGGCGGGATCGTTCTATGGCCTGGTGGGGCCCAACGGCGCGGGCAAGACCACCTCGTTGTCCATGGCAACGGGGCTCCTGCGTCCGGACTACGGCCAGGTCTGGGTGCACGGTGTCGACGTGTGGGCCCAGCCGCTGGAAGCCAAGCGGCTGATGGGAGTGCTGCCCGACGGCGTGCGGCTTTTTGACCGGCTGACCGGTGAGCAGCTGGTCACCTACGCGGGCCTGCTGCGCGGGATGGACCGCGAGACCGTGGCCGGCCGGGTGGCGGACCTGCTGCGGGCGATGGACCTGACCAATGACGCAGGCACGCTGGTAGTAGATTATTCGGCGGGCATGACCAAGAAAATCGCGCTGGCTTCCGCACTGATCCATGCGCCCAAGCTGCTGGTGCTGGATGAGCCGTTCGAGGCCGTGGACCCGGTCTCGGCGGCCAACATCCGGGACATTCTGCACGATTACGTGGACTCCGGCGGCACGGTGATTGTCTCAAGCCATGTGATGGACCTGGTGCAGCGCATGTGCGACCACGTTGCCGTCATCGCCAACGGCAACGTCCTGGCGGCCGGCACGGTGGACGAGGTCCGGGCCGGCGCCAGCCTCGAGGACCGGTTTGTGCAGTTGGTCGGCGGCCGGAACCAGGCGGAGGGGCTCGAGTGGTTGCGCACCTCGTAA